The genome window GCTGTATGGATGTACCATAATTTGGTAACCCATTTCCCTGTTTGTGGACTTTTGGATTGTTTTTCATTGTTGGCCACGATGAATAAACCTGCTGTGAACATTCCTGCACAAGTTGTGTAGACATGtgccttcatttcttttgggtaaatgAATTGCTGAGTTTAATAACGAATGCATGCTTACCTGTAGAAGAAACTTTTCCAGGGTGATGATaccgttttacattcccaccagccgtCCACGAGACTTCTCGAGTCTCCAAGTCCTCCTCAGCACTTGGCATCTTCAGTCCCTTCAATCCAGCCATCCCACTGACAGTAGTGGCACCTCgtggtgagcatctttttatgtactaATACAAATGGCACGCCATTCACAGATCTCCTTTGGTGAAgaatctgttcaaatcttttgcccattatttaaaacaaaaaaaatatttttttgagcaGTTTTAATTTGACAGCAAAATGGAGAGGAAAGTACAGGCATTTCCCGTGTGCCCCCGGCCCCCACACACGCACAGCCCCTCTCATCAGTGTTCCCCACCAGAGCGGATGTCTGTCACAACGCACAACCCTATGTTGCTGCCTCATTATTATCCAAAGTCCACGGTTTACACGGGGGTTTTCTcctcagcattttgcatgctaATTTTTAGCTACTTTTCCATGCTAATATTTTCCATGCTGATTTCCTCTGCTGTACATGCTGTGGGTCTACACAGGTGTATGGTGACGTGCATCCACTCTCTGCTCTGTGTGGTCACCCCTTTCCTGCGCTGCGCACCCCGTCgatcactgatctttttacagTCTACAGTGGTCTCCAGAACGTCAAATAGTTGGAATCCTGCAGTTATGCGGCCTTTGCAGATTGGGTTCCTTCACTTAGTAATGTGCATTTaagtttctttcttgtctttttataGCTTTTAAAAGTTCGTTTCTTTTTGCACTGAGTAAAATTCCACTGTCCGGATGTCCCACAGTTCATTTTTGGTTGCTTTTGGAAATTATGAGTGAAGTAGCTACACGCATCCATgcgcaggtttttgtgtggacatacattTTGATCCTTTGGGTCAAAGGAAGAAGcatgattgctgggtcatagagcAAGAGTCTCTTGAGCTTTGTAAGAACCCGCTAAGTGCTCTTCTGAAGCGGCCATGCCGCTCTAATCCCCATCAGCAGCGAGGGGAGCGTTGCGCCACACCCTCATCAACATTCGGAGTTGTCAGTGTTCCGGATCCCGGCCGTTCTGTTTGTTAATAACGGTGCGGGTGGCATTCTGCTGTGGTTTGCACTTCCCTGAGTTCACACCTGGAGCGTCTTTTCATACGCTAATTTTCCATCTGTATATACCTTCTTTGGTGAGTATCCCTTTAAAGTGAccaattttttaagtattttcttttttaaaacaaattatttatttttggctgtgctgggtctttgttgcggcatgggcttttctcgagttgcggtgcgtgggctccTCACcacagcggcttctcttgttgtggggcttGGGCTCCAGGGCGAGCAgccttcagtagttggggtgtgtgggctcagtagttgtgctccCCCcgccctggagcacaggctcagtagttgtggctcacgggtttAGGTgatcagcagcatgtgggatcttcctggaccagggatcaaacctgtgtcttctgctttgacgtaatttttttttttttttttaccagtgagccaccagggaagccccagtttggtcaattttaaaaaatcaagttgtttgctttcttattgttgagctttaagacttctttgtatattttggataatagcCTTCAATCAGAtgcatcttttgcaaatattttctcccagtctgtggcttgcccTTTCATCTTCTTGACAGTGCCTTCCGCAGAACAGacgtttttaattttaaaaaagttgagCTCATCAATTCTTTCATGGGTCGTGTGGTATCTAAAAATCATCACCAAATCCATAGTCGTCTAGATTTTCTCCTAGCGTCCACCAGTGTTTTCAGCTGCGCCCCACAGCTTggaggatctcagctccccaaccaggggttgaaccccggGCTCTTGGCAGTGAAAAGGGCCAGGCCCCAACCACTGGGCCTCTAGGGAACTCGATTATTCATTTACTGGTAATGGAGGTGCAGTGGTGCCGGCATCGTTCACTGAAAAGACCACTTTCCCCGTTGGATTACCTTGGCACCTAGGCACAAAAGCCAGCCGGCCACTGTTGTGTCATGAAGACCTTGTTGGCTTCCACAGGGAGCAGTGACCGCCAGGTTAGCAGAAGCGGCGGGCAGTGGGCTCTTCAGGGAGTGAGAACTCTCTGAGCCGGGCTCAGGGGAGGTCTTGTGGAGAGGTCACCTGGGGCTGGCTTCCTGCGGACAGGCCCCGCTGGGGCTCCCTTGGAGGCAGGAGTGTTGGAGGATGGGAATGAGGGCCTCTGGGTCCAGTCACTGTAGTGTTTTCTGGAAGGCAGGAGTCGGCACTGCGGGAGCCCTCCGTGGGGTCTCCCAGCTTCTCTCTGCCATCCATCTGGCCCAACTTTGCCTCTGCTGACCGGCCTCCCCGGATCCTCCTTGGGCTCCAGGGGGCACTACTGACCTTGCGATCCCGAGGTGTACAGGCTAGGAGCAGCGCAGGCGTCCGGCTGTGTCTCGGGTCTGGGACTGCATCGGTCACACTTCAGCACGCTGCTCCCCGGCATGGGCCGCAGAGATACACCCAGCCCAGGCCCAGCCCTTGGGCCATGTCCCGCTTGCCACCCACCCAGCTAAATTGGCTGTAAAAGTGTGGGCTGGGTGTTGGGAGTCCTTGTTGCCCAGGGAACGCCCCCAGCGGGGTAAGGAGGCAGGGATGGGACCCCGCAGATAGGAGAGGCTGTGCCAGGGGAGGTGGACGGGACCTGGCCTGGCCTTGGCTTTgatgggatgggggcgggggtggggaagggatcgGGCCGCCGGGGAGGGAAAGCCCAAGGCCACCATCAGGGTCAGGCCCGTTAGTCCGTTTGCTGCTCCAGGACACGTGGTGACAATGCAGTAAGGTCGGGGAGCGTTTGCTGAGCACCTCCTGCATGCAGGTGCTTTGTGCTGGTACTTTAATCTCTCCCATCTTCACCCACGTCTGCGGGAGAGGAATTCCCCTATTTTGAACTTTTCCggctgagactcagagagttCGTTCACAAGGTTCAGCCCAGCTCGCCCCCTCTGAACCGTGTCCCGGCCCTGCTTTGGTAGCATGGTGGTCTCCTGGCGGACACCCCTCTTAAAACCCTGTCCCTTCAGCTGGGATGGTGGCCCCCACGTCTCCTTCTGCTATGACTAGAGGGGAGGGGGTTGACTTGGCTGGTCTTTGCCGCACCTTTCACCACACTCAGCAAACAAGAGCACAGGGGCTTGCTGAAGGCTCTGCCCAGCTGGATCCTTCCGCGAGAGATGAACCGTGAGTGCTGGGGGAGGGACACCAGGGAAGGAGGCTGGCAAAGGCGCCCTGGGAGCCGCTGGGCAGTGGGCCGCCCATGGACGAGGACTGGAGGACAGAGTCGCCCTCCCCGGGCACCCCTCACAGCCTGGCTGACTCAGGCCCTGCTCTTGGAGATGTTCAGACCTGGGCCCAGCTGCCAGCCCTCTGGGCATGCTGGGTCCCCCAGAGCTGTCCTCCACATCCTGAGGTTTCCTCCCCTCCTGGTCTCTGCCTGCAGCCCTCACCTGTGGGGCACGGCTCCTGGTGGTCCCATCTGACTGCCCATCGGGCAGTCCGGTCCAGGTTCCAagcagggcaggaggaagggctCGGGGAGGCGGCCCCATCTGCAGGCAGCTGCTCCCTGCGGAGTCTGCACATCACGTGGACACAGCtgcccgggggtggggggtggtgacaGTGCCCGGTTGCCAGTGGCTCTGGTGGTGAAGGTTCTAAGCAAACAGATGCTGCCggtgaggagggagaggatggTAGGGGGGTCCAAGGCCTCCTGGCGCGCAGGGCCGGTTATTGTTCGGTAGCTAATTACAGAGCCCCTGGGGACGCAGGGGTGATGCTGTTCTATTGCTCCTagaacaaattaccacaaattgagcagcttgaaacaacacacgtttattatctcacagtttctgcaAGTCATCCGTTGAGTACAAAGTGACTGGCCTTCCGCTTCAGGCAAGTCAAGGCATCTCAGGATCAACTAGGGAGGAGCCCACTTCTGAGGTCATTCGGGATGCTGGCAGAATTCAGTGTTGGCAAAATTCAGCTCCGGATGACTGAGGCCCCTTCATCTACAAAGCCATTTATTTACAGCACTTCTGAGTCCTTCTGCTTTGAGGCTTTCTGAATGCCCCTTCCGTCTCATCTGCGACTTGAGCTGGAGAaaattctctgcttttaaggGCTCATGTGATTACATCGgccccacccagataatccacaATCATCTCCCTACTGTAAAGTCTGTAACCCTAATTACATCTGCGAAGTCCCTTTTGCCGCAAAATTTAACATCTTCACAGGTTCCAGAGATCAGGGCGAGGTCGTCTTTGGAGGCCCTCTGCCTGCCACCGAGTCATGTGGCCCAGAAGTCATGAGCCCAAAAAAGACAGTGCCCCACCGCATGGAGCCTAGCAAGGAAGCAGTGCGGTAGCTCAGATGGAAACAGGGTGGCGGCCTTGAAGGAGAGGGCTTTCCCGAGGAACAGAGCCCGAGGCGGATGAGCGTTCCAAGAGCAAGGCCCAAGCCAGGGGCTGGGAGCACGGCATCGCGGGGCAGCACACAAGATTCACCGCCGAGGAGGGCGGTGTGAGCCGCAGGGTGGGGACCAGGCCAGCCGGGGCACTGTGACAGCACTGCCCCGAGGATCAGACGGACCATCGCCAGAAGTTAGGCTACTCGATCCCTACCACGGCCCTCTGTAAAGGGGGCTCTACCGTCATGCCCGAATTACGCatggggaaacaggctcagagaggtgagccAGGTGCCCACGCTAGGAAGAAGTGGGACCGGGAGGCTGCCACCTCCTCCGATGCCCTTCTACAGACAAAGTACTGACACTCCTGGGAAGGTCAGGGGTGAACAGAGGCGGTGCTGACCAGGGAAGGCTCCCGGTGCCACAGTAACAGCCTGAGGGCCACAGGGCTCACCTACGCATCATCGGTGCAAGTGTCTCTGCCGGAGGTGGGGGCTTCACCGTGTCACCCACTTCCACTATCAGAGAACCGCCAAGCAGGCACTGGCTACTAAATCTTCTGCTTGGAGTCATTTGGGTCACTTCTCTTCATGTATCACTGGGCAAGTCACATGATCATATGGATCTGCTGCCCCAGGCAGCTCACAGAGACTAGGCGGGGTGGGCGGGAGGGGTGAGGACCCAAGCACAGTGGAGGGAGGTCCATTTCACTGGCAGGCGATCAGGGACGGGCGAAAGGCAAGCACCTGGAtttggacatagagaacaggctgtGCGGGCTTGCCTGCTGGGGCTTGGGGGAGCCCCCGAGCTGGAGACGGGCGTGGAGGGCATCCGTGGTTAACAGAGACCTCGGCACAGGTGGCCTGCTGGGGTAAGAGCAGGGACAGAAGGGGCCTTTTACAGAGCATCTGCCCAGCTGGGCCACGGGACCTCCTGCCTGAGTACGCCTGGTCCCATGGGCATGGGGGCCCATGTCCAGGCCAGCATGTGCAGGGTCCCCCTTAACCAaaccatacctgccagagaccaAGGACAGGACCTCTCTGGACAGATCTGAGACTGGGCCCAACCAGCATGCCGCCTCAAGTGCCCAGCAGAGCTCCGCTCCCCAGCACAGCCCCGTGACCAGGGTCTCCTCAGAGCAGGAGTTGGGCAGCCTTTCTGctcagggacggcagggcctacAGGCTcagccctggccctgccctcttCCTGCCCTGTCAGGGCTAAGTTCATTCACTCCTTCATTCAGCCAGTATTTAGTCCACGTCTCTCATATGCCTGGCACCTACGATGTGCGCCCCGAGCTGACCAGCAGTGGCAGACAGAGACTTCCCCCCCAGGGCTCTGAGAGACGGCACCCCCAGAGGACCTGatggggtgggcttccctgaggagCTGGCATTTTCAGCGCTGCAGAGAGGTAGCCCGGTGGACTGAAGCTTTGCGGACTGCCTCTGGGCTCCGTgtgtccccagcccctcccctgggcACCTCCGGGCAATCGCACCCACTCCAAGAGCTGGGTGCAGGAAGGTCCCTGGATGGCGACGCGCTGCGGCAAGCGctgcccacatgcagcaatgaccACCGCTCTCCAtcactcacacgcacacacatacagaggcaTGAGCGCGACTGCGGCCCGGGAGACTGCGGACACACAAGGACTCCGTAGAATGAACTGGGACTCCGCCTGCGCCCTCCTCGAGGGCCAGGGGTCATCTGTCCCGCTAACCGCTGTTCCCAGCACACAGACATCGCTGGGACCAAGTGAAAGGACTGACACTTCCGGCCGCCCAGCGGAGAACGGCTCAGACAGGGCGCGCAGGGCCAGAGGCGGTGACGTCACCGGCCGGGAGCGCGCCACCGCCCGGGGGCGGGACCGGCGGTGACGTCGCGGGAGGCGGGCCCACGTCGGGGCGGGGCGCCGGGCGGCGGTCACGTAGCTCAGGTTCCCGGGCTGCCTTAGCGCGCGCGTCGGTCGAGTCCTGCGTGCCGGTCCCCGCCGCCCCTCGCCATCATGCCGATGTTCGTGGTGAACACCAACGTGCCCCGCGCCTCCGTGCCGGACGGGCTCCTCTCCGAGCTCACGCAGCAGCTGGCGCAGGCCACGGGCAAGCCGGCACAGGTCTGCGGGGAGGGCCGGGCGGGGAGCGCGTCTCCGGGATGGGGCTCCGGGCCGGGAGTGTGGGCGGCTACGGGATGGGGCTCCGGGCCGGGAGCGGCGGGGGCGTGCAAGCCGGCTGACCGCGGCCCCTCGTCCGCAGTACATCGCGGTGCACGTGGTCCCAGACCAGCTCATGACCTTCGGGGGCTCCAGCGAGCCCTGCGCGCTCTGCAGCCTGCACAGCATCGGCAAGATCGGCGGCGCGCAGAACCGCTCCTACAGCAAGCTGCTGTGCGGCCTGCTGACCGAGCGCCTGCGCATTAGCCCGGACAGGTGCGTGGGCGCCGGTGGGCGGGGGGCGCGCGGCCTCGGCGGCACCCGCACGGCCGGCTCAGCCTCGCTTCCTCCCTCGCAGGATCTACATCAACTTCTGCGACATGAACGCGGCCAACGTGGGCTGGAACGGCTCCACCTTCGCCTGAGGGCCGGGCCTCGGGTTCCCAGGGCCCGCAGCCCTGGCGCGCACAGATttcccgcccgccccgccccccccccaacaccGACCCCACCTCCCTGGAAGGAGCAATAAACGGTGTGGAGACGCGGGCTGCCTCGTTTTTTCTTGGCTTGCGGAGGAATCGATGCAGGGCGGGGCCGGTGAATGTGGAACCGAGGCCGGGACGGGTTATCCCCGGAGTCTGCAGCCTAGCCTTTCCACGCCTCAGCCCCCAGTAGAGGGCCCACACTTGGTTGGCATCCTGCCTGCACCCAGATCCAGGCATCCAACTCAGACCCGGAACCCTCcgttccctctccccactccgaCCTCCTGCAGAGGCCCAGCCACCACGTGGGTCGGGGCTGGCTGAGGAACTGGGGGAGGGGTCAGAATCCCAGTAGAGCCgaggaggggcggggaggagagagaaacctGGACTCGGTCGGGGTCACTGCCCCGATGCCCGCCTCAGGGTCGTGATTTGGGAAATCCCCCTGTTCTGGAGCTTGGAAACCGTTTTCCagtgtggtggtgggggaggtgcCTGGGAAGGTTGAGTTCCTGATGATCCGCCCTGTCCACCCCGGGCCCTGGGGCACAGCAGTTTCCTGCGAGAACAAACTCGTGGTTTGGGTGCCATTCAAGTCTCAGGGTACAGCAGCTGTCAGAGCCTCCAGGTGGCTGTTAGCCCCTGTAGGATAGGAAGGTCTTGGCGCCGAGGGGACAGTCGGGAACACCAGTGTACTTGGGGTCTCCTGGCCTAGGTAGGATCCCTTCTCCAAGTGCAGGGGCTCGCTCCCTTGTGGCCAGGCCAGTTGCCTTTGGGCCCCACCTGGCGGCAGCTccttccaaataagaaaaagtgcagtcactcagttgtgggcACGGAGATGGCCTCCCCCTGCCTCATCAGCCCGGGTTCTGGGGCCTCCCCTATGGACTCGTGCTAGCCCTGAACCTCAGCCCCTCAGACAGACAAGAACACCCAGAGAGAGGTGACTTAAAATTCCACGGAATTGAAGTGAATTTGGTTTTGGAAGCTGAGATACTGGGGGAAAGGGTTCTACTGCCTGGGCAGGCCTCTGGTGCTGGGAGTGAGGAGCAGGCCTGCCTTTGAGCCACAGTGACAAGGGCCCCTTTATGCGTGTGGCCACCCCAGGCCCTTCTTGGGCAGCTGCCAGTGGCCCCGCCCATGTGGCTTCCCgcaggcaggggcaggaagcTCCAGGTACCTAGTCCAGGCCAGTAGTCGAGGACGGGTCAGAACAACCCAGTTCACTGGCACTTTCCACTGGGGCAGCCTGCCAGGGCCAGCTTGCTCCCCTGGATACGCCTGAGGGCTGCTCTCCTTAAGTCCAGGCTGAAGCTGGGGAGGCGGGAAGCACTCCATCCCCCAGCCCCAAGTCTGCTTCCTGGCTATGGAGGGTTTAGCTTCCAGGACAGGGGACAGTCATGACCTTAGAAAGGAGGAGTCTGGAGGGTGTGGCCTGTCTGGGGGGGTCATTCTCCCCCCGACAGATGTCTTCAAGCTCCCCTCGGTCTCGTTCTGTCACCGGTGAGGCAACAGGAGTCTCAGGGTCTCCAGGCTGGGGCAGGCATGTTGTGGCCTGGCTCAGCGTCCCCTCTTGGGTATGAACTCCTGCCAGCCTGGCCCAGCGCCCGTGATAGGGAGAGTAGGGGTCTGGGTCTCGGAGCATCTCGTCCAGCTTCCTCATTTCACAGCTAAGGACCTGGTTCTGGTCTCTGGGGCGTCGACCCGGGCTGCCTCCTCCCAGGGTCCCGCCTCACGTCTCCGCCCCCCAATGCCCCAGCTAGGACTCTCACTGTGGCCCCACGGGAGCCATGGGGGGCTCTCCAGCTGCAGGCGTCTGAGGGCCCAGGCTTAGCGCCTGCTGTCTCAGGGAGGGTGGAGGGGCTTGGGAGAGCGGAGCGTGGCTTGCCGCTGGAGGCTCTGGTCAGCTGCAGTGTTGCATGGCAAAGGCTCCTTGGAATCCGAGGAGACTGTGGGCACCTGCGGGTCAGGGCCCACATTCGTGGCCACGCCTACTGCTCCCCAGGGTTCTCCAAAGCGAACCACTGTTACTGCTGTGCCCCGCTCAGGCCATCCCGTCTCCCTTACCTCACTCCCTGCCTCACCCCGTGAGCTCCAAAGCACGGGCTTATTGCCCCCGGAGCCAGCAGCTGCCCTGCCCACAGGGGTGCCAGCACCCTTGGAACCAGCAGCAGAAACTCATTTCCAAGGAACACTTCACACAGAGGTGGGCCAGACGGGGGTGGGGGCGCCGGCTGCCACCTGCTCTCCGCCATCACTCCAGTGCTACCGGTCGTCTGCAGTGAAGACCCCCGGCCTCCAGGGGGACCGGCCGCCCTCAGCCCCAGTTTGCAGCCTGGTGCCTCCGTTGCTTGTGCACTGAATGCCCTCCCTTCCTCACTCCCGGGAGCCCCACACAGCGCCTTCTAGGACGCACTCCCTGAGGCCCTGACGCCAAGGAAGGCCCCTCTGCATCAGCCTAGGCCCTGAACACCGCTCCTCCTGGTCCCGTGTCCCCAGCAGCTTCTGGGCAGCTGCACCAAGCTCCGTGTTCTTTGGGGCCAGCAGCCTGGAGGCCACTCGGGGCATGTCCACTCTGGACAGCCTAGCAGCCTAGGTCCCTCCAGGCCTCTCTCGTCCCCTCCAGGCTTGTCCCactgccctctcccccagcctGAGACCCCTGCCCGAAGGCCTGCTTCCCCTGGGAGCCTGACCCAAGGGGCTCTGGAGGCAAGTGCTTGTGGCTccccttctgggcctcagttttccccatcGATGAAATGAAGGGGTTCCCCAAACGTCTTTCCTCCATGTTCCCTAACCGCGGACCCATCCCCGTCAGCCTCAGCAGCATGGGCACAGCGATTGCCGGGGATGCTGAAAGTGTCAGCAGGGTCTGCGCCTGCACTAGGGTCTTAATATTATCTGGGGGGCTCCGTGGACCCCAGAGCTCAGGACGATGCCAGCGTTTCTGGGCCAGTGAGCTCCTCCTTGATGCTTTTCCCCACTCCACACCCGGTGCTGGCCCCCAGGATGGGGCTTCGTGAGGCTCTCCTGCCACTCAGCCCTTCTTCCCAGTTGAGCCAAGCCAGCTTCCAGCCCTGCAGGCCTCACAGCAAGAATTACAGAATGAGCTGGAAAGGTGGGTGCATAGTAAGGCTCCATGAGCCGCTTCTGCCAGACTCACCCTCCTGGTTGAGTGAGTGCGTCTCCCTTTCTGTGTTTGAAGCCCAcgtaagagggaaaaaaaagaggccaGTTTTCATAAGCTGGCT of Bos indicus isolate NIAB-ARS_2022 breed Sahiwal x Tharparkar chromosome 17, NIAB-ARS_B.indTharparkar_mat_pri_1.0, whole genome shotgun sequence contains these proteins:
- the MIF gene encoding macrophage migration inhibitory factor; this translates as MPMFVVNTNVPRASVPDGLLSELTQQLAQATGKPAQYIAVHVVPDQLMTFGGSSEPCALCSLHSIGKIGGAQNRSYSKLLCGLLTERLRISPDRIYINFCDMNAANVGWNGSTFA